The Sporomusa termitida genome has a window encoding:
- the yedF gene encoding sulfurtransferase-like selenium metabolism protein YedF, which yields MSDKVVDCRGLVCPQPVIQTKKTLEAVESGRITIIVDNEVAKINVIKFAAAKGLSAAVEEKNGHYYITVIKGTGQQSVSAAAPIPGSAPEAGGQVYLITQDTLGHGAPELGAVLMKAFMTTLLEARPQPAALLFINSGIRLTIQGSPVLEQLQMLAERGVTVLACGTCLDYYQLKEQLSVGEVTNMYTIVETISHAKAVTL from the coding sequence ATGTCAGATAAAGTTGTTGATTGCCGAGGACTGGTTTGTCCACAGCCGGTTATTCAGACTAAAAAGACGCTGGAAGCAGTCGAGTCAGGCCGGATTACCATCATTGTGGATAATGAGGTAGCAAAAATTAATGTCATTAAGTTTGCGGCTGCCAAGGGTTTGAGCGCAGCTGTAGAGGAAAAAAACGGACACTACTATATTACAGTCATTAAAGGTACAGGCCAGCAATCAGTGTCAGCTGCTGCGCCAATACCAGGTTCCGCCCCGGAAGCCGGCGGCCAGGTATACCTGATTACGCAGGATACATTGGGGCACGGTGCACCGGAGTTGGGGGCAGTCTTAATGAAAGCGTTTATGACGACCTTGCTCGAGGCTAGGCCGCAACCGGCGGCACTGCTGTTTATCAATAGCGGTATCAGGCTGACTATACAGGGTTCGCCGGTGCTGGAGCAACTGCAAATGCTGGCTGAGAGGGGCGTTACTGTTCTGGCGTGCGGTACCTGCCTTGATTATTATCAACTTAAGGAACAACTGTCGGTAGGCGAAGTGACGAATATGTATACTATTGTTGAGACCATTTCCCACGCTAAAGCTGTGACTTTATAA
- the selD gene encoding selenide, water dikinase SelD: MPVVRLTEYSQRGGCAAKLGPGELAGVLKQLPVTFNPNVLVGIATSDDAGVYKLNATTALVQTVDFFTPIVDDPYLFGQIAAANSLSDIYAMGATPITALNLVAFPNCKLPGEVLQAILQGGQDKVAESGAVIIGGHSIADDEPKYGLTVTGLAHPDKIWTNAGAQPGDQLVLTKALGTGILTSAARADLFPQGVAAATAGMAALNAVAAKVAAGFSVHACTDITGFGLLGHLYEVAAGSKVSITVNSAALPLLPDAAEAAGMGLVPAGAYANRNYLKTVTFAEHVQENIRDICFDPQTSGGLLLAIPAKQAEELLAALHDAGLAQACLIGQVMDGGGEIYVR, encoded by the coding sequence ATACCTGTGGTAAGACTTACAGAGTACAGTCAGCGCGGCGGCTGCGCTGCCAAACTGGGGCCAGGGGAGCTGGCCGGGGTTTTAAAACAGCTACCGGTAACATTTAATCCTAATGTGCTTGTTGGCATAGCTACGTCAGATGACGCCGGGGTCTATAAACTAAATGCAACAACCGCCCTGGTGCAGACCGTTGATTTTTTTACCCCCATTGTTGATGATCCATATCTGTTTGGACAAATTGCTGCGGCGAATAGTTTAAGTGACATTTATGCGATGGGGGCAACGCCGATAACGGCACTCAATCTGGTGGCTTTCCCTAATTGTAAACTGCCGGGAGAAGTACTGCAGGCTATTTTGCAAGGCGGGCAGGATAAGGTTGCTGAGTCTGGGGCCGTTATTATTGGCGGGCATAGCATTGCCGATGATGAACCCAAATACGGATTGACAGTTACCGGTCTTGCCCATCCAGACAAGATTTGGACAAATGCGGGGGCACAACCCGGGGATCAACTGGTGCTGACGAAAGCGCTGGGCACTGGTATTCTGACGTCAGCAGCACGCGCCGATTTATTTCCTCAGGGTGTGGCTGCGGCAACTGCCGGTATGGCAGCACTAAATGCGGTTGCCGCCAAGGTTGCCGCAGGTTTTAGTGTTCATGCCTGTACCGATATTACCGGTTTTGGACTATTAGGACATCTTTATGAAGTGGCGGCAGGCAGTAAAGTATCGATAACTGTCAATAGTGCAGCCTTACCGTTGCTGCCTGATGCTGCTGAGGCCGCTGGTATGGGGCTGGTGCCTGCCGGGGCTTACGCCAACCGTAATTATCTCAAAACGGTGACCTTTGCTGAACATGTACAGGAAAACATCAGGGATATCTGCTTTGATCCCCAGACATCAGGGGGATTGCTATTAGCGATACCTGCAAAGCAAGCTGAAGAATTACTTGCTGCCTTACATGACGCAGGTTTGGCACAAGCCTGCCTGATTGGACAAGTTATGGACGGAGGGGGAGAGATTTATGTCAGATAA
- a CDS encoding cation diffusion facilitator family transporter, producing the protein METNYNHLKQQTARLSVISNTLLVSLKLVVGLFTGAVSIVSEAAHSAVDLIAALVAYVAVRKASKPPDSQHAYGHGKIENLSAAFEAVLIVVAALWIVYESIDRINNPHMPEYLEYGLIVMAVSIVVNYWVSSKLYYVARLTGSQALEADALHLKADIWTSAGVFVGLAIIKLTGLYWLDPIIAIAVAVIVFKAGFSMTMKSIYELTDVTLPEAEEAEIRAIVHQHPEVIAFHRLRTRRSGSFRLIDMHIVLKKDMYLEQAHNVCDEIEITIKAQFAPCDVVIHLEPCDYNEGFGFCPSECGENCKHE; encoded by the coding sequence TTGGAAACTAACTATAACCATTTAAAGCAACAAACAGCACGGCTATCGGTCATATCGAATACGTTATTAGTATCGCTTAAGCTAGTTGTCGGCTTATTTACAGGGGCGGTTAGTATTGTTTCGGAAGCAGCCCATTCCGCCGTCGATTTAATTGCGGCCCTGGTGGCTTACGTTGCCGTAAGAAAAGCCAGCAAGCCACCTGACAGCCAACATGCGTACGGCCATGGAAAAATTGAGAACCTGTCAGCCGCATTTGAGGCGGTGCTGATTGTAGTAGCAGCCCTATGGATTGTTTATGAGTCCATAGATAGGATCAATAATCCTCATATGCCGGAATATCTGGAATACGGTCTCATTGTGATGGCTGTATCCATCGTTGTTAATTACTGGGTTTCCAGTAAACTGTATTATGTGGCCCGTCTTACCGGTTCGCAGGCTTTGGAGGCCGATGCGCTGCACCTGAAGGCCGATATCTGGACAAGTGCCGGTGTTTTTGTCGGCTTGGCTATTATTAAGCTGACAGGTTTGTATTGGCTTGATCCAATCATTGCCATCGCTGTGGCCGTTATCGTGTTTAAAGCCGGTTTTAGCATGACTATGAAAAGTATTTATGAACTGACAGATGTTACTTTGCCTGAAGCCGAAGAAGCGGAAATCAGGGCAATTGTGCACCAGCATCCGGAGGTTATTGCTTTCCACAGGCTAAGAACCAGACGATCCGGCAGTTTCCGTCTGATTGATATGCATATCGTGCTTAAGAAAGATATGTATCTTGAACAGGCCCATAATGTTTGTGATGAAATTGAAATTACTATAAAGGCTCAGTTTGCTCCCTGTGATGTTGTTATTCATTTAGAACCGTGTGACTATAATGAGGGCTTTGGTTTTTGCCCGTCTGAATGCGGTGAAAACTGTAAGCATGAGTGA
- a CDS encoding CBS and ACT domain-containing protein has protein sequence MIVSKRMTANPTTITSAMTIVDALQIMRSNKFRRLPVVDNGKLVGIVTDRDLREVSASPATSLSVFELNYLLAKMQVKDIMTRKVLTISADATVEEAALLMYNNKIGGLIAVDANQTVVGILTETDIFKAFVDAMGLPQGKTRLSLIVPDRLGVINDISGVFKEQGVSIGSFVSFPTEDNQYEVVIRAEISDVKTLTDRLAALGYPVQHIVQIG, from the coding sequence ATGATCGTATCCAAACGAATGACAGCCAACCCCACTACGATTACGTCAGCCATGACGATTGTGGATGCGCTGCAGATTATGCGCAGTAACAAGTTCCGCCGTTTACCGGTGGTCGATAATGGCAAGCTGGTGGGTATCGTCACTGACCGGGATCTCCGGGAGGTATCGGCTTCGCCGGCAACATCGTTATCTGTATTTGAACTAAACTATCTCCTGGCTAAAATGCAGGTAAAAGACATTATGACCAGAAAGGTATTAACAATAAGCGCTGATGCTACGGTGGAAGAAGCAGCCCTTTTAATGTATAATAATAAAATTGGCGGGTTAATTGCTGTTGATGCCAATCAGACGGTAGTCGGCATCCTGACAGAAACTGATATATTTAAGGCTTTTGTCGATGCTATGGGATTACCGCAGGGAAAAACCCGCCTGAGTCTGATCGTTCCGGACCGTTTAGGTGTTATTAATGATATTTCCGGTGTATTTAAAGAGCAAGGTGTCAGCATTGGCAGTTTTGTCAGCTTTCCTACGGAGGATAATCAATATGAGGTGGTTATCCGGGCCGAGATTAGTGATGTTAAAACACTAACCGACCGCTTAGCGGCGTTGGGCTATCCAGTGCAGCATATTGTTCAGATCGGCTAG
- a CDS encoding ABC transporter ATP-binding protein produces MLKIDNINVYYGAIHALKGISVEVNQGEIVTLIGANGAGKSTTLRTISGLLKPKTGQISFEGQNIAGIPAQNIVKMGISQVPEGRRVFAHMSVLENLELGAYLRSDTKEIKADMDNVFARFPRLGERRSQLSGTLSGGEQQMLAMGRALMSRPRILLLDEPSMGLAPLLVKEIFSIIKDINQTGTTILLVEQNAHMALSIAHKAYVLETGRIILSGDAKELAASEEIRKAYLGG; encoded by the coding sequence ATGTTAAAAATTGATAATATTAATGTATATTATGGTGCCATCCATGCGCTAAAAGGGATTAGTGTCGAAGTAAATCAGGGCGAGATTGTTACCCTTATTGGCGCCAACGGGGCCGGTAAAAGCACTACACTCCGGACTATCTCCGGCCTGTTAAAACCTAAAACCGGCCAGATATCCTTTGAGGGTCAAAATATTGCGGGTATACCTGCGCAGAATATTGTTAAAATGGGCATATCCCAGGTCCCTGAAGGCCGGCGTGTGTTTGCCCATATGTCGGTGCTGGAGAATCTTGAACTAGGTGCCTATCTTCGCTCTGATACCAAAGAAATTAAAGCCGATATGGATAATGTATTTGCCCGCTTCCCACGGCTGGGTGAAAGGCGCAGTCAGCTTTCCGGCACACTTTCCGGTGGCGAGCAGCAGATGCTGGCGATGGGACGGGCCCTAATGAGCCGCCCGCGAATTCTGCTGCTGGATGAACCCTCTATGGGCTTGGCGCCGCTATTGGTTAAGGAAATATTTTCAATTATTAAAGATATCAATCAGACCGGTACCACGATTCTTTTGGTTGAACAAAATGCCCATATGGCACTGTCTATTGCTCATAAAGCCTATGTTCTGGAGACCGGGCGCATTATTTTGTCAGGCGATGCCAAAGAACTGGCGGCCAGTGAAGAGATAAGGAAGGCGTATCTGGGCGGTTAA
- a CDS encoding ABC transporter ATP-binding protein, which translates to MTLLKATKLSKVFGGLRAVSNFEIDIAPGELVGLIGPNGAGKTTAFNLLTGVYEPTEGQIEFDGQSVVGLKPYQITQRGIARTFQNIRLFADLTVLDNVKIAYHFHVKYGLIASFLRMGGYHSEEAELEEKAIRFLEIFQLADKKDEIAKNLPYGEQRRLEIARALAAQPKLLLLDEPAAGMNPQETHQLMDMIRWIKKEFNLTILLIEHDMSLVMGVCERIYVLDYGSIIAQGTPQEIKNNPRVIEAYLGEEV; encoded by the coding sequence ATGACTCTACTCAAGGCAACTAAGCTGTCAAAAGTTTTTGGCGGCCTGCGGGCGGTCTCTAATTTTGAGATTGATATTGCGCCCGGTGAACTGGTAGGCCTCATTGGCCCTAACGGTGCCGGTAAGACAACGGCGTTTAACCTCCTAACCGGGGTGTATGAGCCAACAGAAGGGCAAATCGAGTTTGACGGCCAAAGTGTTGTTGGCCTCAAGCCCTACCAGATTACCCAGCGGGGGATTGCCCGCACTTTCCAGAATATCAGGCTGTTTGCCGATCTTACTGTGCTTGACAATGTAAAAATTGCCTATCATTTTCACGTAAAGTATGGTCTTATAGCATCTTTCCTGCGCATGGGCGGCTATCATTCGGAAGAAGCGGAGCTTGAGGAGAAGGCTATTCGTTTTTTGGAAATTTTTCAACTGGCAGATAAAAAAGACGAAATTGCCAAAAACCTCCCCTATGGTGAACAGCGCCGGCTGGAAATTGCCCGGGCGCTGGCAGCTCAGCCTAAGCTATTATTGCTAGATGAACCGGCTGCGGGGATGAATCCCCAGGAGACGCATCAGCTTATGGACATGATTCGCTGGATAAAGAAGGAGTTTAATCTCACCATTCTGTTGATCGAACATGATATGAGCCTGGTTATGGGCGTCTGTGAGCGGATCTATGTTCTTGATTATGGCAGTATTATTGCCCAGGGAACGCCACAGGAAATTAAAAATAATCCACGGGTTATCGAGGCCTACCTCGGTGAGGAGGTTTAG
- a CDS encoding branched-chain amino acid ABC transporter permease: MNLRRKTKTDLIGLVACILVYATVQSLILADVIGPFWQLNIVLIGINIILAVSLNLINGFTGQFSIGHAGFMAVGAYMSAVLTVKLQLPFIVAILGGALGAGLLGFAIGLPTLRLNGDYLAIATLGLGEIIRICILNIPYVGGASGFMGIPRYTDFTWVFGLVVFTVFAIKNFIDSTHGRACISIRENEIAAEAMGVDTTKYKVLAFTLGAAFAGVAGSLFSHYFYIAHPASFTFMKSFDILTMVVLGGLGSISGSITAAVLLTFVSAALASYPEWRMIIYSLMLIILMLYRPQGLFGNKELSLKMLGRLTGGKKHDSTQGN, from the coding sequence ATGAATTTGCGAAGGAAAACTAAAACAGATCTTATAGGGTTAGTGGCCTGTATACTAGTGTATGCCACTGTTCAGAGCCTGATCCTTGCTGATGTAATCGGGCCTTTCTGGCAGCTTAATATTGTTCTGATTGGCATTAATATTATTTTAGCTGTAAGCCTTAATCTTATTAACGGTTTTACCGGGCAGTTCTCTATCGGTCATGCCGGTTTTATGGCTGTTGGCGCCTATATGAGTGCCGTACTGACTGTAAAGTTGCAACTGCCTTTTATTGTTGCCATACTTGGCGGCGCCCTTGGCGCCGGCCTGTTAGGTTTTGCTATTGGTCTGCCAACCTTGCGTTTAAATGGGGATTATCTGGCAATTGCAACCTTGGGCTTAGGTGAAATCATCCGGATTTGTATCCTCAACATTCCCTATGTTGGCGGGGCGTCAGGCTTTATGGGTATCCCCCGTTATACCGATTTTACCTGGGTATTTGGACTTGTCGTGTTTACGGTATTTGCCATTAAGAATTTTATTGACTCCACCCACGGCCGGGCGTGTATTTCTATTCGTGAAAACGAAATTGCCGCCGAAGCCATGGGGGTCGATACAACCAAATATAAGGTGCTGGCTTTTACTCTGGGGGCAGCTTTTGCCGGTGTGGCCGGTTCTTTGTTCTCCCATTATTTTTATATTGCCCATCCGGCATCTTTTACGTTTATGAAATCGTTTGATATTTTGACAATGGTGGTATTGGGCGGCCTCGGCAGCATCTCCGGCAGTATTACCGCTGCTGTTTTACTGACCTTTGTGTCAGCGGCGCTTGCCAGCTACCCCGAGTGGCGGATGATTATCTATTCGCTGATGCTCATCATTTTAATGTTGTACCGGCCGCAGGGCCTGTTTGGCAATAAAGAGTTAAGCCTGAAGATGCTGGGCCGCTTGACAGGAGGTAAGAAACATGACTCTACTCAAGGCAACTAA
- a CDS encoding branched-chain amino acid ABC transporter permease — MDSSSLIVQFGQQLINGISLGSIYALIALGYTMVYGIIRLINFAHGDIYMVGAYAGYFATSVFKFSFVPALLFSMATAAILGMTIEKVAYRPLRSAPKIAILIAAIGVSLFLEYSGMLLVSPQPRTFPAVFNAEIYNVGGLIINSQQVVILVVSLLLMVILTYVVQQTKMGKAMRAVSFDTDAARLMGIDVDRVISFTFGVGSALAAAAGVLVGIYYNSIDPLMGIMPGLKAFVAAVLGGIGSIPGAMLGGTMLGVIEALVSGFWSSTFRDAVAFGILIIILLWRPTGLLGKNIREKV, encoded by the coding sequence TTGGATTCCTCAAGCTTAATTGTACAATTTGGGCAACAACTAATTAATGGTATTTCCCTGGGCAGCATTTATGCGCTCATTGCGCTGGGTTATACCATGGTTTACGGTATAATCAGGCTGATCAATTTCGCCCATGGCGACATATACATGGTGGGCGCCTATGCAGGTTATTTTGCCACATCTGTATTTAAGTTTTCTTTTGTTCCGGCGCTGCTTTTTTCAATGGCTACTGCGGCTATTCTCGGTATGACAATTGAAAAAGTAGCGTACAGGCCTCTGCGGAGTGCGCCTAAGATTGCGATTTTGATCGCGGCTATTGGCGTATCCCTGTTTTTAGAGTATAGCGGAATGCTGCTGGTGTCACCTCAGCCACGGACTTTTCCGGCAGTTTTTAATGCCGAGATATATAATGTCGGGGGTCTGATTATTAACAGCCAGCAAGTTGTTATTTTAGTGGTATCCCTGCTATTAATGGTCATTCTGACCTATGTCGTACAACAAACAAAAATGGGAAAAGCGATGCGGGCTGTGTCCTTTGATACCGATGCTGCCCGGCTTATGGGGATTGATGTTGACCGGGTAATCTCTTTTACCTTTGGGGTTGGTTCGGCACTGGCGGCGGCAGCCGGTGTGCTTGTTGGTATTTACTATAACTCGATTGATCCGTTGATGGGGATCATGCCTGGTCTAAAAGCCTTTGTCGCTGCAGTGTTAGGCGGTATCGGCAGCATTCCCGGTGCCATGCTTGGCGGCACTATGCTGGGGGTTATTGAAGCATTGGTCAGCGGCTTTTGGTCTTCAACCTTCCGGGACGCTGTTGCGTTTGGGATTTTGATTATTATCCTGCTGTGGAGACCAACTGGTCTCTTGGGTAAAAATATCCGGGAGAAAGTGTAG